Proteins encoded together in one Candidatus Dependentiae bacterium window:
- a CDS encoding glycosyltransferase family 4 protein has product MKLTITIIFLLLISCCTAFLMWLAHDVAFCNIDENFQEKSSQKPSILHLHIVSGFGGGENHSLTLYKMLQSNGYTSLMVIQENSPMRAELDRLKLPYATTRVSLVKSIPILFRFILGYQLENIFEHHHFDIIQCNTEREVGATQQIADFHKAKIIFFRHLRSPLNNIQTLNNLDGVVAVSNAIKNNLEYIITKQNYTTKNVVFIPPFFKQEPFLNFTPTILDKKDFFKARFDIDITNAPILCMVANTSPRFDYKNYPLLLRAVAQLVQKNIPVQVIAVGQGAGKAKLEAMSKELKIDHCVHFVGFSQEIPEILYHSDIFVLTSNWEAFGIVYLEAGLMKKPAVGAFQTGAEDTVINGETGFLFKNNDCDDLVTKLELLIKNPELTKQMGQRSYENISAHFLNQTKFEQLEALFQEVLEK; this is encoded by the coding sequence ATGAAACTCACTATCACCATTATTTTTTTATTACTTATTTCCTGTTGCACTGCATTTTTGATGTGGCTAGCTCACGATGTTGCCTTCTGTAATATCGATGAAAATTTTCAAGAGAAGAGCTCTCAAAAACCATCTATCCTTCACTTACACATTGTAAGCGGCTTTGGCGGGGGAGAAAATCACAGCCTCACGCTCTACAAAATGTTGCAATCAAACGGCTATACAAGCCTCATGGTAATCCAAGAAAACTCCCCTATGCGCGCAGAGCTTGATCGTCTCAAATTGCCCTATGCCACAACACGAGTATCGCTGGTAAAATCGATACCAATTCTCTTTCGATTTATTCTGGGATACCAACTGGAAAACATTTTTGAACATCATCACTTTGATATTATTCAATGCAACACTGAACGAGAAGTTGGCGCAACACAACAAATTGCTGATTTCCACAAAGCCAAAATCATATTTTTTCGACACTTACGCAGCCCGCTCAACAATATTCAAACATTAAACAACCTTGATGGAGTTGTTGCGGTAAGCAATGCCATCAAGAACAATCTTGAATATATAATTACCAAACAAAACTACACCACAAAAAATGTTGTCTTCATTCCACCATTTTTTAAACAAGAACCATTCTTAAATTTTACGCCCACAATTCTTGATAAAAAAGATTTTTTTAAAGCACGCTTTGATATTGATATTACTAACGCACCAATTCTGTGTATGGTTGCAAACACCTCGCCACGCTTTGATTATAAAAACTATCCACTTTTATTGCGCGCAGTTGCACAGTTAGTTCAAAAAAATATTCCTGTACAAGTGATTGCAGTTGGACAGGGAGCTGGCAAAGCAAAGCTTGAAGCAATGAGCAAAGAACTTAAAATTGACCACTGCGTACACTTTGTTGGCTTTTCCCAAGAGATTCCTGAAATTTTGTATCACTCAGATATTTTTGTACTGACCTCAAATTGGGAAGCATTTGGCATTGTTTACCTTGAAGCAGGACTTATGAAAAAACCGGCAGTTGGTGCGTTTCAGACAGGAGCAGAAGATACAGTTATTAATGGTGAAACAGGATTTTTATTTAAGAATAATGATTGTGATGATTTGGTTACAAAACTTGAACTTTTAATTAAGAATCCTGAGCTTACAAAACAAATGGGGCAACGATCTTATGAGAATATATCAGCTCATTTTTTAAATCAAACCAAGTTTGAACAGCTTGAAGCTCTTTTTCAAGAAGTACTCGAAAAGTGA